The following are from one region of the Arachis duranensis cultivar V14167 chromosome 10, aradu.V14167.gnm2.J7QH, whole genome shotgun sequence genome:
- the LOC107468726 gene encoding dof zinc finger protein DOF3.1 encodes MGLSSKQVSSTGLDWNKALLQSSQNLELPSKITTMKKQQQQQQQQIQQQQPILEPLRCPRCDSTNTKFCYYNNYNKSQPRHFCRACKRHWTKGGTLRNVPVGGGRKNKRPTKKSTTTTSISTTTTTTVTTLNGGGGKMEVQPQSNRPLPPPPPPTLYQSMIRPPPLLPQQNNNNNLSEVKDFGGSEMFLSSSSSALNLPQSQSLIFPFSTASSSSFDANPCSVSASNIYSYGGEEFKTMEETTINGTNTHLWEIPLPATTTSVAMEMPSNYWGWEDLDPLVSTDLNVPWDDSDIKP; translated from the coding sequence atgggtTTGAGTTCTAAGCAGGTTTCAAGTACAGGACTTGATTGGAACAAGGCCTTGTTGCAATCATCACAAAACTTGGAGCTACCATCAAAGATTACTACTATGaagaaacaacaacaacaacaacaacaacaaattcagcaGCAGCAACCAATATTAGAGCCTCTGAGGTGTCCAAGATGTGATTCAACAAACACAAAGTTTTGTTACTACAACAATTACAACAAGTCTCAGCCTCGCCATTTCTGTAGAGCTTGCAAGAGGCACTGGACTAAAGGTGGAACTCTCCGCAATGTTCCTGTTGGAGGTGGAAGAAAGAATAAGAGACCAACCAAGAAATCAACAACCACTACTTCTATTagcaccaccaccactaccactGTTACCACCTTAAATGGTGGTGGTGGAAAAATGGAAGTTCAACCTCAGAGTAAtcgtcctcttcctcctcctcctcctcctactCTTTACCAATCTATGATTCGTCCACCACCTTTGCTACCACaacagaataataataataatctatcAGAAGTTAAGGACTTTGGTGGTAGTGAAATGTTTCTGAGTTCATCATCATCAGCTTTGAATCTTCCTCAGAGTCAAAGTCTAATCTTTCCCTTCTCAACAGCATCAAGTTCTAGTTTTGATGCAAACCCATGTTCAGTTTCAGCCTCCAATATTTATAGCTATGGTGGAGAAGAGTTTAAGACAATGGAGGAGACAACCATCAATGGTACTAACACACACCTATGGGAGATTCCATTACCTGCTACAACAACAAGTGTTGCTATGGAAATGCCTTCAAATTATTGGGGTTGGGAGGACCTTGATCCTTTGGTCTCAACTGATCTAAATGTTCCTTGGGATGATTCTGATATCAAACCTTGA